CATAAATTCCCTAAAGGGGAAAACCCAACTCACTGAGTGTGATGCATTTTTAGGGGACAAAGGGATGAGCGGAGGATATGCAGAATTTTCTTTTTTTTCTCAGAGGTACTAATTAATGAATTTTAATCTGTGAATCTGTGGCTCTAATTTTTTTTTACCCACACAAATCAACATAGTACCAAACAAAATAATTCCTAAATTAGCTGTTTTGAAGGTAATATAAAAATAAAATAAAAAAGACTTATAAAAATTTGCGAATCATTAAAATATTTTTGTAGATTTACTTTTTATTTTTTTATTGATTTTCTACAATTCTAAGGTATTTTAATTTATTTGCATTGTATTAAAACAAAATATAACTTAGGTTTTAAATTTTATTAATATTTAAAGATATGAAGAAACTTTTTACAATTTTGTTGTTTTGCACCATCATCACAAGTTCTTATGCACAAAAAGATTTTGAAAATCCTTTTATCAAAACTGATATAAATTTTGGATTAAAAGAATCCCAATTAACTTATATGTCCTATGGGGCAGATGTTGGCTTTGGTTTTATACATGATAAAAATTTCTATTACAACCTTGTTTTGGGATATTCCGCTAACAATAACCTTGAAGATAAATGGGACAGAACAAGTAAATTTAGTAATTTTTCTATTGGTTTTGAAGCAAAACCACTTCTTTATAAAACATTCGTCAATTATACTATGATGATGCTTTTTGCTGATTTTGGTTTTAGCTATAATTTTGCCAACATCACTAGCCAAAGAAAAGGACAAGATTCTTTTACCGAAAAGCATAATTTTGCTGTTTTTTCTTTTGGTGGAAGTTTTGTAATTCCATTAAGCCCTCTTTATATGGTTAAAAACAAGATGCTTAAAAAATCAAAATTTTTAATTGAACTTGATGGACTTGCAATATTTGATGATAATATTTCACTTTTCAAAGAGACATATTCAAACATTTCTTCTATTACATGGGGACAGCAAATCTCTTTAAGCTGGATTTATGAACTCAATTAAAGTGGAAATTCTTTAGGAAGATTCTATAAACATTTCTTTTAGGAAACTATTATATTTTCAAATAAATAGTGCCTCTTAGAAAACTCTCCAAAATTAAAATAGATAGTTTTCTAAGAGGCACTAAATAGAAAATAAACTGATTAAAAAGTAAGCAAGTAAAGTCAAGCAAATCAAATATCGCCTGTTCCGCCCATCTGGGGTAAATCTCAAAAACGGCTCTGAACTTACGGAAACTTCATTATTCATAATTCCTTGTTCAATATTCGATATTCAAAAAACGAATAATGAATAAGATGCAAGGCATCCATACGCACTTACTTCGTTTCGTTTGCTTCACAAATTTTCCTGAATAACTCCGCGTATCGCTAAAGTTTTTGTGCAGGCACAAGCTATTGAAAAAAAACTTATACTAAACCGCTATTAAGATGCTGATTAAGAAAATAAATTATTTTTGTTTTGTTTTTCTTCACAAAATTCTTGCATAGCCATAGCTACGGAATAATTTTTTGAATAAAAACAGGGCGAAAAGAAATGTTTTATTTTCAGTATCTTGATGGCGGTTTAGTATTAATGCGAATGTATGTATTTATAGAACCTCCCTTTATGAATAATGTTCTTCAAGAGAAATCCTATCTTTAGGGGTTGTCATTATTATTAATGTAGTTGTTTCTTTAAGAATATGTCCTTGCTCAGGATGATATATCCATTTACCATCTTCACGAATTGAAAGAAGAACAGTTTTCTTAAATGTTTCAATATTCAAATCAGCAAGAGTTTTTCCTGCGTATTTTGATGATATATTTATTTCTTCCACTCTTAACTCATCATTTGTTCCTCGCATCATTTCATCAAGAAAACCTGTAACTGTTGGTCGTATCATTTCAGATGCCATCCTCAAACCCCCAATGAATGTTGGAGAAATTACTTTGTCAGCACCGGCAATCTTAAGCTTTTCAATATTATTTATTTCAAGACATTCTGAAACCAAAGTAATATTTGGATTTAAATGTTTTGCTGAAACGCATACTACAAGATTTATATTATCATCTCCTGTATTTACAAATATTCCTTTTGCTTTTGTAATACCAAGTTGTATTAAAAATTCATCATCAGTAGGATCTCCAATTAACCCCATGAAATCGTCATTTATTTCTATTAAATTATTTATCTGATCTTTTTCTATCCCTGCTAAAATAAAAGAACGTTTTGTCTTTATTAATTCATTTACTATGTTTACACCAACATTTCCACATCCACAAACAATATAATGATCATTAAGCTTCTTTATTCTCTTTTCCATTTTTTTCATTTTAAAACTTTCATTTAAATTACCTTCAATAATTATTGATGCAAGGTTTGAAACAAAATATGTTAAAACACCTATTCCTGCAAAAGAAAGCACCATAGTATATATTCGTGCAGAAACATTATTTGACATATCAACGATTTCTCCATAACCTATTGTTGCAATTGTAATTACGGTCATATAAAGACCTTCAAATAAGGTGTATTCCGGTTCAACAAGATGATAACCGATAGCACCTCCTACAAGTACAATAAGAAAAAGAAGTCCAGTAAACCTTAAGCGTTTGAAAATTGTTTCATTTTCCGAACTTTTATGTTTTGACATATTAAATTACAATTATTTTGAGAACAAAGTTAATACATTAATTGATATTGGGATTTTTAAATGAGGTAGGAAATACACTCTTTGGTAATATTTTAAACAAAAGTGGAAGTGTTAAAAAAGAGCCGGGAATGGCAACTATTGCAAATATTGGTAAAGTTTTAAGAATATCTATTAATTGTAATCTTACTTTTTCCTTTTCTTTAAGACTTAATTTTTTCTTTCTTGATTTATTTAGCAACTCAAGTAACTCCTTGCTTTCAGCTATTTCCTGAGAAATTTTTGATTTATACTCACCAACTAAATTAGCTATACTTTTTAGCAAGCTATTTCCAACAATTCTATATTTCTGTTTGTCTTGGAGGTAATGTACTTCTTGCCAGTTTTCAATTACAAAACTTTCAACTGCAATAAGGCTATTCTCCAACTCCTTATTTTCAAAGCCTAATTTTGTGTTTAATTTCCTTAAAAATTCCTTTTCATCTTGATCAACTTCTTTGTCAGACCAAATTGTTAATGTTGCAAGTTCAAGGAAATATTTTTTCAGCAACCATGAATCAATAGCGTGTAAATCAATATCATCAACAGTCAAACCTTGTTCAAGATACTTTGATGCTTCTTTTTCTTTTTCAGTTGCAAGTTCAGATGAATGTAGAAAAAAATTATAAAGCGATCTTTCCTCTGTTTCAATTATTTTGTTAGCATTTGCAGCAGCAGCAATTATTTGTAAAATTGTAAGTCTAACATTATTATGCAGTTCATAAAACTCAGAATTAGTGATTATCTTTTTTGAATCCAACCATTCTGTGAAATAATAAATATCAAGAAATAAAAGGCTATTTTGAAAAAAACTAGTCCAAAAGTTTTTACTCCATTTTTGTTTAATATCTATTCTTTCTTCAATAATATATTCCGCCAGTTCAATTTCATTCTTCGTTTTTCCAAATTCTTTTTTATGCTGTTTTTTTGAAAAGTGAGGAAAGAGATCAATATAAAAACTTGAAATACTCTTTGTTAATTCAGCATGTATATCAATAGTAGCTTTTTTAGTAATTACCTCATCTTTGTAAAAATACATTCCACTGCTATAAAAACTTTCAGCTAATAGAATTTTCATTTTACTTTTATTAGCCCACTTTGAGCTTTCGGAATATGATGTAGCATAAAAATTTAGAGGAAAGCCGTACATCAAACCTGTAGGTTGAGTAACACAATATAAATATTCATCAATTTTATCAAAGGAAGATAATTTCTCAGCAATTTTTTGACATTCCCCCTCAGCTACAAGATACTTTCTGTACTCAAGATACTTTTTTAACCAACCTTTTTCTCTTGGATCTATTGATTTCAAAACTTCTGATTTTTTTTCAAAAGTACAATTTATTTATGATTTGGAATTTGTTTTTTGATATTTCTTAAAATTCTAATTT
This window of the Bacteroidota bacterium genome carries:
- a CDS encoding potassium channel protein, translating into MSKHKSSENETIFKRLRFTGLLFLIVLVGGAIGYHLVEPEYTLFEGLYMTVITIATIGYGEIVDMSNNVSARIYTMVLSFAGIGVLTYFVSNLASIIIEGNLNESFKMKKMEKRIKKLNDHYIVCGCGNVGVNIVNELIKTKRSFILAGIEKDQINNLIEINDDFMGLIGDPTDDEFLIQLGITKAKGIFVNTGDDNINLVVCVSAKHLNPNITLVSECLEINNIEKLKIAGADKVISPTFIGGLRMASEMIRPTVTGFLDEMMRGTNDELRVEEINISSKYAGKTLADLNIETFKKTVLLSIREDGKWIYHPEQGHILKETTTLIIMTTPKDRISLEEHYS